In Rhodospirillum rubrum ATCC 11170, a genomic segment contains:
- a CDS encoding flagellar hook assembly protein FlgD, with product MADLTAEASTAAGAAAATKAGKSRGKLTSDMNTFLTLLTSQLKNQDPLSPMDSTEFTNQLVQFAQVEQQINTNDNMEKLLAVSGNSQAAMAVGYLGKYVEAESTVVALQDGQAVFTYGLTAAADNVTIALYDEKDNLVRAFQGDLTQGLHKITWNGKDSYGEKLDDGTYRIAVTATSKKDGSIETWSTTIGKVTGIASDGKGGTLLGLGSTSVDLTKVLGVFNTLPSDEQLADTPPATDENKAST from the coding sequence ATGGCCGATCTAACCGCCGAAGCATCGACCGCAGCGGGCGCCGCCGCGGCCACCAAGGCTGGAAAGTCGCGCGGCAAGCTGACCAGCGATATGAACACCTTCCTGACGCTGCTGACCTCGCAGCTCAAGAACCAGGATCCGCTGTCGCCGATGGACAGCACCGAGTTTACCAATCAGCTGGTGCAGTTCGCCCAGGTCGAACAGCAGATCAACACCAACGACAACATGGAAAAGCTGCTCGCCGTCTCGGGCAACAGCCAGGCGGCCATGGCGGTCGGCTATCTCGGCAAATATGTCGAAGCCGAATCCACCGTCGTCGCCCTGCAGGATGGTCAGGCGGTGTTCACCTATGGTCTGACCGCCGCCGCCGATAACGTCACCATCGCCCTTTACGACGAGAAGGACAATCTGGTGCGGGCCTTCCAAGGCGATCTGACCCAGGGGCTGCACAAGATCACCTGGAACGGCAAGGATTCCTACGGTGAGAAGCTCGACGACGGCACCTACCGTATCGCCGTCACCGCCACATCCAAGAAGGACGGCTCGATCGAGACCTGGTCGACGACCATCGGCAAGGTGACCGGCATCGCTTCGGATGGCAAAGGCGGAACCTTGCTGGGCCTGGGGTCGACCAGCGTCGATCTGACCAAGGTGCTGGGCGTGTTCAATACCCTGCCCAGCGACGAGCAATTGGCCGACACCCCGCCGGCGACCGACGAGAACAAAGCCTCGACCTGA
- a CDS encoding flagellar hook-length control protein FliK, with protein sequence MDVNSVSRKNQTGFPLVPETTSGKTTEGTDVAAEFARLLKTSSVQLNSGTVSSEMSRSLLRNLGSKASGPSETETTAIPKSEREKGTTPRETKTDTRDDADRPTQVDSTARDDEDDNDKARAAAEAAAAAASQPLTPPPTTPIALASTPALATAAAAAVTGLVAETAATGLPTQGEVPPLAATAGAAQAKAAEAPPSTGPTEAQSAAIAAAAALKAGEDAPAAPSAADIAQASAARAGASRATADNATPQAQTAITATPVAAQDQAAQMAKSLGPDTALDVRVRGATQASQDPKAAQAQQAGAQGAQSVTGQETLAQNTSQDGGTGAQARQQNATPAPAQPTPTASQTLDAQRNAPAAQAQVDFEKQVIEQQLAARQTGQSEALGRTDARQTAQQAVAQAAAAAPAATATTATTATQATTLRGGAEAIGATAATTAPQTTQSTRAAEAAPRSARTPTQAEKVVDQVKVTLGKALDRGIDRISVQLTPKELGRIEVKMEVSKDGQVSATIVADRPETLDMLRNDARGLERALQDAGLKADSGSLAFNLRGDPNAQTANGGEGGTGRNTRGGATGQDDPTAGDGSNDPAALDAARGQRASARGGVDIRV encoded by the coding sequence ATGGACGTGAACTCGGTCTCTCGCAAAAACCAGACCGGCTTCCCACTGGTCCCCGAAACCACCTCGGGCAAGACCACCGAGGGAACCGACGTCGCCGCGGAATTCGCCCGCCTACTCAAGACCTCCTCGGTCCAGTTGAACTCGGGCACCGTCTCGTCCGAGATGTCGCGCTCGTTGCTCAGAAATCTTGGTTCCAAGGCCAGCGGCCCGTCCGAAACCGAGACCACGGCCATCCCCAAATCCGAGCGCGAGAAGGGCACGACCCCCCGCGAGACCAAGACCGATACGCGCGATGACGCCGACCGTCCCACCCAGGTCGACTCGACGGCGCGCGATGACGAGGACGACAACGACAAGGCCCGCGCCGCCGCGGAAGCCGCCGCCGCCGCCGCCTCGCAGCCCCTGACTCCGCCGCCAACCACGCCGATCGCCCTCGCCTCGACCCCGGCTCTGGCCACCGCCGCCGCCGCCGCCGTGACCGGTCTTGTGGCCGAGACGGCCGCGACCGGTCTGCCGACCCAGGGCGAGGTCCCCCCCCTGGCGGCGACGGCCGGTGCCGCCCAGGCCAAAGCCGCCGAAGCCCCGCCGTCCACCGGGCCGACCGAGGCCCAAAGCGCGGCGATCGCCGCCGCCGCCGCCCTCAAGGCCGGGGAAGACGCTCCCGCTGCCCCGTCGGCCGCGGATATCGCCCAGGCGAGCGCCGCCCGAGCCGGCGCCTCGCGCGCCACCGCCGACAACGCCACGCCCCAGGCGCAGACCGCGATCACCGCGACTCCGGTGGCCGCCCAGGATCAGGCCGCCCAGATGGCCAAGAGCCTTGGTCCCGATACCGCGCTTGATGTGCGGGTGCGCGGCGCCACCCAGGCCTCCCAGGATCCAAAAGCCGCCCAGGCCCAACAGGCCGGGGCCCAGGGCGCCCAAAGCGTGACCGGCCAGGAAACCCTGGCGCAGAATACTAGCCAGGATGGCGGCACCGGCGCCCAGGCCCGCCAGCAAAACGCCACACCGGCGCCAGCCCAGCCGACGCCGACGGCATCCCAGACCCTTGATGCCCAAAGAAACGCCCCGGCCGCCCAAGCCCAGGTCGATTTTGAAAAGCAGGTGATCGAGCAGCAGCTCGCCGCCCGCCAGACCGGCCAGAGCGAAGCCCTTGGCCGGACCGATGCCCGCCAGACGGCGCAGCAGGCGGTCGCCCAGGCCGCCGCCGCCGCACCGGCCGCGACAGCGACGACCGCCACCACCGCCACCCAGGCCACCACCCTGCGCGGTGGAGCCGAGGCGATCGGCGCGACGGCGGCCACCACGGCGCCCCAGACCACCCAGAGCACCCGCGCCGCCGAGGCGGCCCCGCGCTCGGCGCGGACGCCGACCCAGGCCGAAAAGGTGGTCGATCAGGTCAAGGTGACGCTGGGCAAGGCCCTTGATCGCGGCATCGATCGCATCAGCGTTCAGCTGACGCCCAAGGAGCTCGGGCGGATCGAAGTGAAGATGGAGGTCAGCAAGGACGGGCAAGTCAGCGCCACCATCGTCGCCGACCGCCCGGAGACTCTCGATATGCTGCGCAACGACGCCCGGGGCCTGGAACGCGCCCTGCAAGACGCCGGGCTGAAAGCCGATTCGGGGAGCCTCGCCTTCAACCTGCGCGGCGATCCCAATGCCCAGACCGCCAACGGCGGCGAGGGCGGCACGGGCCGAAACACGCGCGGCGGCGCGACGGGTCAGGACGATCCGACCGCCGGCGATGGAAGCAACGATCCGGCGGCGCTTGATGCGGCGCGCGGCCAGCGGGCCAGCGCCCGCGGCGGCGTCGATATCCGCGTCTGA
- a CDS encoding tetratricopeptide repeat protein yields the protein MSPPPAPNPIRDSLIARADALREGGAPAEARDLYRLVLDRHPGHGPALAGLGRILLGLGQPTAALESLGAAVAADPTRLDWLADLAVALAGARRPAEALSAAEGLPATAGALGFRADRLEELGRRDQAIALLDDALRRHPDEAELHRRQGVLLRRAGRAAQAIAPWRALVALRPGDAAAWSSLGAGLGESGLDEEAEKALRRAVALAADEPDWTYNLAHFLIERDRLEDALPLLDAAVARAPERAHYHTNLGVCRLGLGDIKGAIAAHRQALALDPDEPEARYDLAWALLLAGAWEEGWAAHEARWRMGRFTGRRAAGPAPTDWPMPLWDGQPLGPGRTLLLHAEQGFGDSLMMSRLIIPALARAGDAQGIIECPPSLVGLLAQSLGPALGPAVRVVAQAESPPAADAHLPLMSLPHRLGVDSETIPGPDRWLRAEPAPRPPSSPPRVGLVWAGDPGNRMDRLRSCPATALRPLFDRVKDAGLDIAWTGLQLGPPAADLPDLPAALAPGGDFAATARVVAALDLVIGVDTAVIHLAGGLGVETWVMLAYVPDYRWMMDRDDSPWYPSARLFRQSRRGDWRGVIAQVAAALTKRFG from the coding sequence ATGTCGCCGCCCCCCGCCCCGAACCCGATCCGCGATAGCCTGATCGCCCGCGCCGATGCCCTGCGCGAGGGCGGCGCCCCGGCCGAAGCCCGCGATCTCTATCGTCTGGTGCTCGACCGCCACCCCGGCCACGGACCGGCCCTGGCCGGTCTTGGCCGCATTCTGCTTGGCCTTGGCCAACCGACGGCGGCCCTTGAAAGCCTGGGCGCGGCGGTGGCTGCCGATCCGACGCGGCTGGACTGGCTGGCCGATCTGGCCGTCGCCCTGGCCGGGGCGCGCCGTCCGGCCGAAGCCCTGAGCGCCGCCGAGGGTCTTCCCGCCACCGCCGGCGCCTTGGGCTTTCGCGCCGACCGCCTGGAGGAGCTTGGCCGGCGCGACCAAGCCATCGCCCTGCTCGACGACGCCCTTCGCCGTCACCCCGACGAGGCGGAATTGCACCGCCGCCAGGGGGTGCTGCTGCGCCGGGCCGGCCGCGCCGCCCAGGCCATCGCTCCTTGGCGGGCGCTGGTGGCGCTTCGCCCCGGGGATGCCGCGGCGTGGTCGAGCCTGGGGGCCGGCCTGGGCGAGAGCGGCCTTGACGAAGAAGCCGAGAAGGCCTTGCGCCGGGCCGTCGCCCTGGCCGCCGACGAACCCGATTGGACCTATAACCTCGCCCATTTCCTGATCGAGCGCGACCGGCTGGAAGACGCCCTGCCCTTGCTGGACGCCGCCGTCGCCCGCGCCCCCGAACGGGCCCATTATCACACCAACCTTGGGGTTTGCCGGCTGGGATTGGGCGATATCAAGGGGGCGATCGCCGCCCACCGCCAAGCCCTAGCCCTTGATCCCGACGAGCCGGAGGCCCGCTATGATCTGGCCTGGGCCCTGCTGCTAGCCGGCGCCTGGGAGGAAGGCTGGGCCGCCCATGAGGCGCGCTGGCGGATGGGCCGCTTCACCGGACGCCGCGCCGCCGGCCCCGCGCCGACCGACTGGCCGATGCCGCTGTGGGATGGCCAACCGTTGGGCCCCGGGCGCACCTTGTTGCTCCATGCCGAACAGGGCTTCGGCGATAGCCTGATGATGAGCCGGCTGATCATCCCCGCCCTGGCCCGCGCCGGCGACGCGCAAGGCATTATCGAGTGCCCGCCGTCTTTGGTCGGCCTGCTCGCGCAATCCTTGGGACCGGCCCTGGGACCGGCGGTGCGAGTCGTCGCCCAGGCCGAGTCTCCCCCCGCCGCCGATGCCCATCTGCCCTTGATGTCGCTGCCCCACCGCTTAGGCGTCGACAGCGAGACCATCCCTGGCCCCGACCGCTGGCTCCGGGCCGAGCCGGCACCGCGCCCGCCCTCCTCCCCCCCCCGGGTGGGACTGGTCTGGGCCGGCGATCCGGGCAATCGCATGGACAGGCTGCGCAGTTGTCCGGCGACCGCGCTGCGCCCCTTGTTCGATCGGGTCAAAGACGCCGGGTTGGATATCGCCTGGACGGGACTACAACTCGGCCCGCCAGCCGCCGATCTGCCCGATTTGCCCGCGGCGCTAGCGCCGGGCGGCGATTTCGCCGCCACCGCCCGCGTCGTCGCCGCCCTTGATCTGGTGATCGGCGTCGATACCGCCGTGATCCATCTCGCCGGCGGCCTGGGCGTGGAAACCTGGGTGATGCTGGCCTATGTGCCCGATTACCGCTGGATGATGGACCGCGACGACAGCCCCTGGTACCCCTCGGCGCGGTTGTTCCGCCAATCCCGTCGCGGCGACTGGCGGGGAGTCATCGCCCAAGTGGCCGCGGCCTTGACCAAGCGTTTCGGATAA
- a CDS encoding tetratricopeptide repeat protein encodes MDSTDGPLDLIAERAEAAWSRGDRHRAMTLARLGLGQDDGHPRLLAVLGAFEQAEGRSAAAAGLFRRAMARCGDDPLMLHNLGVALRGAGLIDAAAAAWEGVLRGCPQRFATLFNLARLRDDQGRGEEALALYRRACLADPAASDAAYNLGNLLARRGALAQAAEVLGKAASVTPHDARIQTNLGIVLRRLGDAAGALACQRRAVALDPDLADAQWNLANLLLALDDYDEGFARYEWRKRRAPWRLVDPPLAEWRGEDLAGRRLLVGLEQGAGDMIQAARFLPVLAGRGARVIVEAPDALAGLLATVDGVESVVAPGAWAAARATCHIRAFSLPYRLGLRFADLAATAGPYLRVPPRTPTPPALPPGGQGPCVGLCWSGNPDFTENAVRAAPLAAFAPLTAVEGLTFFSLQKGPAVAELAASGLPVIDLDPWLVDYAATAAAMARLDMVVTTDTSVAHLAGALGRPCLLLLAAHCDWRWGIGRETSPWYPSLRLLRQERLGDWRAPVARAAALLAGLRRGTDTRGPEST; translated from the coding sequence ATGGACAGCACCGACGGACCCCTGGATCTGATCGCCGAGCGCGCCGAAGCCGCCTGGAGCCGGGGGGACCGGCACAGGGCGATGACTCTGGCCCGCCTGGGGCTTGGCCAGGATGACGGCCATCCCCGCCTGCTGGCCGTTCTTGGCGCCTTTGAGCAAGCCGAAGGCCGCTCGGCGGCGGCGGCCGGGCTGTTTCGCCGGGCGATGGCGCGCTGTGGCGATGATCCGCTGATGCTCCATAACCTGGGGGTTGCCCTGCGCGGCGCCGGGCTGATCGATGCGGCGGCCGCCGCCTGGGAAGGGGTTCTGAGGGGCTGCCCCCAGCGCTTCGCCACCTTGTTCAATCTGGCCCGCCTGCGCGACGACCAGGGCCGGGGCGAGGAGGCCTTGGCGCTGTATCGGCGGGCCTGTCTGGCCGATCCGGCGGCCAGCGACGCCGCCTATAATCTGGGGAACCTTCTGGCGCGGCGCGGCGCCCTCGCCCAGGCGGCCGAGGTTCTGGGCAAGGCGGCGAGTGTCACTCCGCACGATGCCCGCATCCAGACCAATCTGGGCATCGTGCTGCGGCGCTTGGGCGATGCCGCCGGCGCTTTGGCCTGCCAGCGGCGGGCCGTGGCTCTTGACCCCGATCTGGCCGACGCCCAGTGGAACCTTGCCAATCTGCTGCTGGCCCTGGACGATTATGACGAAGGCTTCGCCCGCTATGAATGGCGCAAGCGCCGCGCGCCGTGGCGGCTGGTCGATCCGCCTTTGGCCGAATGGCGGGGCGAGGATCTGGCCGGTCGGCGGCTGTTGGTCGGCCTCGAGCAAGGCGCCGGCGACATGATCCAGGCGGCGCGCTTCCTGCCGGTTCTGGCCGGGCGCGGGGCCAGGGTCATCGTTGAGGCGCCCGACGCCCTGGCCGGTCTACTGGCGACCGTCGATGGCGTCGAGTCGGTGGTGGCGCCCGGGGCGTGGGCGGCGGCGCGGGCGACGTGTCATATCCGCGCCTTCAGCCTGCCCTATCGGCTGGGCCTGCGCTTTGCCGATCTGGCGGCCACCGCCGGGCCCTACTTGCGCGTTCCCCCTCGCACGCCGACGCCGCCAGCGCTGCCGCCGGGGGGCCAAGGCCCGTGCGTCGGCCTGTGCTGGTCGGGCAATCCCGATTTCACCGAAAACGCCGTACGCGCGGCGCCGCTGGCCGCCTTCGCCCCTTTGACCGCCGTCGAGGGGCTGACCTTCTTCAGCCTGCAAAAGGGCCCGGCCGTGGCCGAGCTGGCGGCGAGCGGCCTGCCGGTCATCGATCTCGATCCGTGGCTGGTCGATTACGCGGCGACGGCGGCGGCGATGGCGCGGCTTGATATGGTGGTGACCACCGATACCAGCGTCGCCCATCTGGCCGGGGCCTTGGGCCGGCCCTGCCTGCTGCTACTGGCGGCCCATTGCGACTGGCGCTGGGGCATCGGCCGCGAGACCAGCCCGTGGTATCCTAGCCTGCGCTTGTTGCGCCAGGAACGCCTCGGGGACTGGCGGGCGCCGGTGGCGCGTGCGGCGGCTCTGCTGGCCGGCTTGCGGCGCGGGACCGATACTCGCGGGCCAGAATCGACATGA
- a CDS encoding sensor histidine kinase, with protein MNDPIGDPDLLLVEDDLPGEDRVSSPASDLGWKVLIVDDDLEVHLITRTVLANVTFKNRPLLLLSAHSAEEARTVLANETDIAAILLDVVMESDDAGLRLVRHIREDLGNRAIRIILRTGQPGQAPEREVIVAYDINDYKAKTELTSQKLFTTIVAALRAYCDIIELENGRKQLERANSILEQRVADRTAALARSNAELESFAYGISHDLQEPLRMVRGYLQLIRRRLGPGLDSETRDYMAFAEDGATRMGTMINDLLDYSRITTQPAHFEPIDLRHPLTLALGNLTLAIAESGAALTLPDEPALISGDEGQLARLFQNLIGNALKYRHPDRRPAIGVAIEALAFDQRPGWKITVTDNGRGIAPKDFDTVFNLFRRLDSGGPGGVAGSGVGLALCRRIVERHGGRIWVDSVIDEGSSFRVHLPAGLENSAPPPEAGDPPV; from the coding sequence ATGAACGATCCCATCGGCGACCCCGATCTTCTCCTCGTCGAAGATGACCTTCCCGGAGAAGACCGCGTTTCCTCCCCGGCATCGGACCTGGGGTGGAAGGTTTTGATCGTTGACGATGATCTGGAAGTTCATCTGATCACGCGGACGGTTCTGGCCAACGTCACCTTCAAGAATCGCCCCTTGCTGCTGCTCTCGGCCCATTCGGCCGAGGAAGCCCGGACCGTTCTGGCAAACGAAACCGATATCGCCGCCATCTTGCTTGACGTCGTCATGGAATCCGACGACGCCGGCTTGCGGCTGGTCCGCCATATCCGCGAGGACCTGGGAAACCGGGCGATCCGCATCATCTTGCGAACCGGCCAGCCCGGTCAGGCGCCCGAGCGCGAGGTGATCGTCGCGTACGACATCAACGACTACAAGGCCAAGACCGAGCTGACCTCGCAGAAGCTGTTCACCACCATCGTCGCCGCCCTGCGCGCCTATTGCGATATCATCGAACTGGAAAACGGCCGCAAGCAGCTTGAGCGGGCCAATTCCATCCTTGAGCAACGGGTCGCCGATCGCACCGCCGCCCTCGCCCGCTCCAACGCCGAGCTTGAAAGCTTCGCCTACGGCATCTCCCATGACCTGCAAGAACCCTTGCGAATGGTGCGGGGCTATCTGCAGCTCATCCGCCGCCGCTTGGGGCCGGGGTTGGACAGCGAAACCCGCGACTATATGGCCTTCGCCGAAGACGGCGCGACGCGCATGGGAACGATGATCAACGACCTGCTCGATTATTCGCGCATCACCACCCAGCCAGCCCACTTCGAACCCATCGACTTGCGCCATCCCCTGACCCTCGCCCTGGGAAACCTGACCCTGGCGATCGCGGAAAGCGGCGCCGCCCTGACCCTTCCCGACGAGCCGGCCCTGATTTCGGGCGACGAGGGGCAGCTTGCCCGGCTTTTCCAGAACCTGATCGGCAACGCTCTGAAGTACCGCCACCCCGACCGCCGCCCCGCCATCGGCGTGGCGATCGAAGCCCTAGCCTTTGATCAGCGGCCGGGCTGGAAGATCACCGTCACCGACAATGGCCGGGGGATCGCCCCCAAGGACTTCGACACCGTCTTCAACTTGTTCCGACGGCTCGACAGCGGCGGTCCAGGCGGCGTGGCCGGATCGGGCGTCGGGCTGGCGCTCTGCCGGCGCATCGTCGAACGCCATGGCGGCCGCATCTGGGTGGACTCGGTGATCGACGAGGGATCGTCCTTCCGGGTTCATCTTCCCGCCGGCCTGGAAAACTCCGCCCCCCCGCCCGAGGCCGGCGACCCTCCGGTCTGA
- a CDS encoding Rh/ammonium transporter → MTNPARARTLPAGASLPALALLVLAGLGLGAPAIAQESLASPLPGPLTDPALWPVPLPLLMQGLLVMGLLAGLTLFQSGLVRPGASGAQAIKGICGSALAVLAFFFIGSNVLMVGVNGGFHGTFAFFPLPVEGATPDAMAEWFLRAPFAALPVLIVAGALAERLRLWPFMIFAVVLAAVLGPIAGSWSWGGGWLDRLGFVDIGGATVLHSAAGWAALVGAVLLGARKGKFTSNGAIHALPTNSLALATFGTFAGWIGWFGLTGGAVLLAVPEAGPAILVPTYVNTLLAGAAGLAVALIVSLIVGRNGVMARGLQGALAGLVSISAAPHLPMPLVALAIGAIGGLLVVIAVPLIERLRIDDATGAISVHLICGLWATLVVSVIDPTVPLTTQALGAAAVGGAMVLASFVVWLAIKLTLGLRIAFEDESGAQEHRDLGLDV, encoded by the coding sequence ATGACCAACCCCGCCCGCGCGCGGACCCTGCCAGCCGGTGCGTCCTTGCCCGCCCTGGCCCTGCTTGTTCTCGCCGGCCTCGGTCTCGGCGCCCCCGCCATCGCCCAGGAAAGCCTGGCTTCTCCTTTGCCCGGCCCGCTCACCGATCCCGCCCTGTGGCCGGTCCCGCTGCCTTTGCTCATGCAGGGCCTGCTGGTGATGGGGCTGCTCGCCGGGCTGACGCTGTTCCAAAGCGGGCTGGTACGCCCGGGGGCGAGCGGCGCCCAGGCCATCAAGGGCATCTGCGGCAGCGCCCTGGCCGTTCTCGCCTTCTTCTTCATCGGCAGCAATGTTCTGATGGTCGGAGTCAACGGCGGCTTTCACGGCACCTTCGCCTTTTTCCCGCTTCCGGTCGAAGGGGCGACACCGGACGCCATGGCCGAATGGTTCCTGCGCGCCCCCTTCGCCGCCTTGCCGGTGCTGATCGTCGCCGGAGCCCTGGCCGAGCGCTTGCGCCTATGGCCCTTCATGATCTTCGCCGTGGTGCTGGCGGCGGTTCTCGGGCCCATCGCCGGCTCGTGGAGCTGGGGCGGCGGCTGGCTTGATCGCCTTGGCTTCGTCGACATCGGCGGGGCCACCGTCTTGCATTCGGCCGCCGGCTGGGCCGCCCTGGTCGGGGCGGTGCTGCTGGGCGCGCGCAAGGGCAAATTCACCTCGAACGGCGCCATCCATGCCCTGCCCACCAATAGCTTGGCCTTGGCCACCTTCGGCACCTTCGCCGGCTGGATCGGCTGGTTTGGCCTGACCGGCGGGGCGGTGCTGCTGGCCGTGCCCGAAGCCGGTCCGGCGATCTTGGTGCCCACTTACGTCAACACCCTGCTCGCCGGCGCGGCCGGGCTGGCCGTCGCCCTGATCGTGTCGCTGATCGTCGGTCGCAACGGCGTGATGGCCCGGGGCCTGCAGGGCGCCCTGGCCGGTCTGGTCTCGATCTCGGCCGCCCCCCACCTGCCCATGCCCCTGGTCGCCCTGGCCATCGGCGCCATCGGTGGCTTGCTGGTGGTCATCGCCGTGCCGTTGATCGAGCGCCTGCGCATCGATGACGCGACCGGCGCGATCTCGGTGCATCTGATCTGCGGCCTGTGGGCCACCCTGGTGGTGTCGGTCATCGATCCGACCGTGCCGTTGACCACCCAGGCCCTGGGCGCGGCCGCCGTCGGCGGAGCGATGGTCCTTGCCAGCTTCGTCGTCTGGCTGGCGATCAAGCTGACCCTTGGCCTGCGCATCGCCTTTGAAGACGAATCGGGCGCGCAAGAGCACCGCGATCTGGGCCTGGACGTCTAG
- a CDS encoding P-II family nitrogen regulator has protein sequence MKLIMAIIKPFKLDEVCEALTSLDVHGLTVSEVKGFGRQKGQTEIYRGAEYQVNFLPKVKIEVAVSDGLADLAVEAICNAARTDRIGDGKVFVYDLDKIVRIRTGEIDADAL, from the coding sequence ATGAAGCTGATCATGGCCATCATCAAGCCTTTCAAGCTCGACGAAGTTTGCGAGGCACTGACATCGCTTGACGTCCACGGACTGACCGTTTCCGAAGTGAAGGGATTCGGCCGCCAGAAGGGCCAGACGGAAATCTACCGGGGCGCCGAATATCAGGTGAACTTCCTGCCCAAGGTGAAGATCGAGGTGGCGGTGAGCGACGGACTTGCCGACCTCGCGGTCGAAGCCATCTGCAACGCCGCCCGGACCGACAGAATCGGCGATGGCAAGGTCTTCGTCTACGACCTGGACAAGATCGTGCGCATCCGCACCGGCGAAATCGACGCCGACGCTCTCTGA
- the purU gene encoding formyltetrahydrofolate deformylase yields the protein MLQPQTPPPPTDPRKAIILTITCPDGFGLVAAVSGFLNSQGAFIIEAAYYSDPDTGRFFMRTVFRSDTAGLPSLGALRECFAPVAERFEMTWDLVSAERKPKVVIAVSRFGHCLYDLLHRWQAGQLHVEIPAIVSNHKDLARLAEWHGIPFHHLPVTTGGKEAQEEAILKVIDDSSADLVVLARYMQILSPAMSSALSGRCINIHHSFLPSFKGAKPYHQAHARGVKIIGATAHYVTDALDEGPIIEQEVARVDHKYRVDDLVAAGRDLETVVLARAVRWHVERRVMINGTKTVVLR from the coding sequence ATGTTACAGCCGCAGACACCACCGCCGCCCACCGATCCCCGCAAGGCGATTATTCTGACCATCACCTGCCCGGACGGTTTCGGTCTGGTGGCGGCGGTCTCGGGGTTTCTCAACAGCCAGGGCGCCTTCATCATCGAGGCGGCCTATTACAGCGATCCCGATACCGGGCGCTTCTTCATGCGCACGGTTTTCCGCTCCGACACCGCCGGTTTGCCGTCGCTCGGCGCGCTGCGCGAATGCTTCGCCCCCGTCGCCGAACGCTTCGAGATGACCTGGGATCTGGTGTCGGCCGAGCGCAAGCCCAAGGTGGTCATCGCCGTCTCGCGCTTTGGCCATTGCCTGTACGACCTGCTGCACCGCTGGCAGGCCGGCCAGCTTCATGTCGAGATCCCCGCCATCGTCTCCAACCACAAGGATCTGGCGCGACTCGCCGAATGGCACGGCATTCCTTTCCACCATCTGCCGGTGACCACCGGTGGCAAGGAAGCCCAGGAAGAGGCGATCTTGAAGGTGATCGATGACTCCAGCGCCGATCTGGTGGTGCTGGCGCGCTACATGCAAATTCTCAGCCCGGCGATGAGTTCGGCGCTGTCGGGACGGTGCATCAATATCCACCATTCCTTCCTGCCCAGCTTCAAGGGCGCCAAGCCCTATCATCAGGCCCATGCCCGCGGCGTCAAGATCATCGGCGCCACCGCCCATTACGTCACCGACGCCCTGGACGAAGGCCCGATCATCGAACAGGAAGTCGCCCGCGTCGATCACAAGTACCGGGTCGACGATCTGGTCGCCGCCGGTCGCGATCTGGAAACCGTGGTTCTGGCCCGCGCCGTCCGCTGGCATGTCGAACGCCGGGTGATGATCAACGGCACGAAGACCGTGGTCCTGCGCTAG